In Phormidium ambiguum IAM M-71, one DNA window encodes the following:
- the recF gene encoding DNA replication/repair protein RecF (All proteins in this family for which functions are known are DNA-binding proteins that assist the filamentation of RecA onto DNA for the initiation of recombination or recombinational repair.), with the protein MYLKNLHLLQFRNYQDQWVEFGAPKTILVGNNAQGKSNLLEAVELLSTLKSHRVTRDRDLVQEGAEWSKITAILEKQTGEIDLALTLRRNGRRSVSHGSEPLKRQIDFLGTINAVQFSSLDLDLVRGGPEHRRNWLDTLVIQLEPFYAYILQQYHQILRQRNALLKKIREQGIISDGSISSVSRSELALWDAQLVTAGVRVMRRRARALQRLAPISHNWHQAISGSTEKLEIKYLPSVVMEKDDLEWLQQAFLEKIHQRSLAEQHQGTTLVGPHRDEVEFSINQTPARQFGSQGQQRTLVLALKLAELKLIEEVIGEPPLLLLDDVLAELDLNRQNQLLETIQSRFQTLITTTHLSAFDPVWLNASQILYVEAGNISLHV; encoded by the coding sequence ATGTATTTAAAAAACTTACACTTACTTCAGTTCCGTAACTATCAAGATCAATGGGTAGAATTTGGTGCGCCAAAAACTATTTTGGTGGGTAATAACGCACAGGGAAAATCAAATTTATTGGAAGCAGTGGAGTTACTTTCTACTTTAAAAAGTCATCGAGTGACACGCGATCGGGATTTAGTCCAAGAAGGTGCAGAATGGAGTAAAATTACCGCTATCTTAGAAAAACAAACAGGCGAAATCGATTTAGCTTTAACTCTGCGGAGAAATGGTCGTCGGAGTGTGAGTCATGGTAGCGAACCTCTAAAACGACAAATAGATTTTTTAGGGACAATTAACGCCGTTCAATTTTCCAGTTTAGACTTAGATTTAGTGAGAGGCGGGCCAGAACATCGCCGCAATTGGCTCGATACTTTAGTTATTCAATTAGAACCTTTTTATGCTTATATTTTGCAGCAATATCATCAAATTCTTAGACAACGTAACGCTTTATTAAAAAAAATCCGGGAGCAAGGAATAATTAGTGATGGATCTATTTCTTCGGTTTCCCGTTCTGAGTTAGCTTTATGGGATGCTCAATTAGTTACTGCTGGAGTGCGAGTAATGCGTCGCCGAGCAAGAGCTTTACAAAGGTTAGCACCAATTTCTCATAACTGGCATCAAGCTATTAGTGGTAGTACGGAAAAATTAGAAATTAAATACTTACCTAGCGTAGTGATGGAAAAGGATGATTTAGAATGGTTACAACAAGCTTTTTTGGAAAAAATACACCAAAGAAGTCTTGCGGAACAACATCAAGGTACTACATTAGTAGGCCCTCATCGGGATGAAGTAGAGTTTTCGATTAACCAAACACCAGCTAGGCAATTTGGTTCTCAAGGTCAACAGCGAACTTTAGTGTTAGCATTGAAATTAGCAGAACTAAAATTAATTGAAGAAGTGATTGGTGAACCGCCGTTACTTTTGTTAGATGACGTTTTAGCAGAGTTAGATTTAAACCGTCAAAATCAATTATTGGAAACTATCCAATCTCGATTTCAAACTTTAATTACTACTACTCATTTAAGTGCTTTCGATCCAGTTTGGCTAAATGCGTCACAAATTCTCTATGTGGAAGCGGGAAATATTTCCCTTCATGTATAG
- the aroA gene encoding 3-phosphoshikimate 1-carboxyvinyltransferase has product MSVPFVRLKVVESQQSLVIEKPLSGLSLHGKIQIPGDKSISHRALMLGALAEGETQIQGLLLGEDPRSTAECFRALGAEISPLNTELVKVQGIGLGNLQEPLDVLNAGNSGTTLRLMLGILASHPGRFFTVTGDSSLRSRPMSRVVKPLQQMGATIWGRKDNSLAPLAIQGQQLQGIIYHSPIASAQVKSCILLAGLMAEGETTVIEPALSRDHSERMLQAFGANLSVNPEQNSVTISSGAKLRGQTVIVPGDISSAAFWLVAGAIVPGSELLVENVGVNPTRTGILEVLEMMGADIQPENQRVVAGEPVADLRVKYSKLKSCEIAGDIIPRLIDEIPILAVAAVFAEGTTVIRNAEELRVKESDRIAVMASQLNKMGAKVTELPDGLEITGGTSLTGADVDSFTDHRIAMSLAIAGLNAQGVTTINRAEAAAISYPNFTSTLQQICQSN; this is encoded by the coding sequence ATGTCAGTTCCCTTCGTCAGGTTAAAAGTTGTAGAAAGTCAGCAATCTTTAGTAATTGAAAAACCTCTCTCTGGATTGTCGTTACATGGCAAAATCCAAATCCCTGGAGATAAATCTATTTCTCACCGTGCGTTAATGTTAGGTGCGCTTGCTGAAGGCGAAACCCAAATTCAAGGATTACTTTTAGGAGAAGATCCGCGTAGTACTGCTGAGTGTTTTCGCGCTTTGGGTGCAGAAATTTCCCCGTTAAATACTGAGTTAGTTAAGGTTCAAGGTATTGGTTTAGGTAATTTACAAGAACCTTTAGATGTTCTGAATGCAGGTAATTCTGGCACGACTTTGCGCTTAATGTTGGGAATTTTAGCTTCCCATCCGGGAAGATTTTTTACGGTTACGGGAGATAGTTCTTTGCGATCGCGTCCGATGTCCCGTGTAGTCAAACCTTTGCAACAAATGGGTGCGACAATTTGGGGACGCAAAGATAATTCTTTAGCACCTTTAGCAATTCAAGGTCAACAATTACAAGGAATTATTTATCATTCTCCCATTGCTTCCGCGCAAGTTAAGTCCTGCATTCTGTTAGCTGGTTTAATGGCAGAAGGAGAAACTACTGTAATTGAACCTGCACTTTCCCGCGATCATAGTGAGAGAATGCTGCAAGCTTTTGGGGCAAATTTAAGTGTAAATCCAGAACAAAATAGCGTGACAATTTCTTCTGGTGCAAAACTGCGAGGACAAACAGTAATTGTTCCGGGTGATATTAGTTCTGCTGCTTTTTGGTTAGTGGCAGGTGCGATCGTTCCTGGTTCAGAATTGTTAGTCGAAAATGTCGGTGTTAACCCAACTCGCACCGGAATTTTAGAAGTTTTAGAAATGATGGGTGCGGATATTCAACCGGAAAATCAAAGAGTAGTTGCAGGTGAACCTGTAGCAGATTTACGAGTTAAGTATAGCAAGTTGAAAAGTTGCGAAATAGCGGGTGATATTATTCCCAGATTAATTGATGAAATTCCCATTTTGGCCGTAGCTGCGGTATTTGCAGAAGGGACAACTGTAATTCGCAATGCTGAAGAGTTACGGGTGAAAGAAAGCGATCGCATTGCAGTTATGGCATCTCAATTAAACAAAATGGGAGCAAAAGTTACTGAATTACCCGATGGCTTAGAAATTACTGGCGGCACTTCTTTAACTGGCGCAGATGTTGATAGCTTTACCGATCATCGAATAGCTATGAGTTTAGCGATCGCAGGTTTAAATGCTCAAGGTGTGACGACAATTAACCGTGCCGAAGCTGCTGCTATTTCTTATCCAAACTTTACATCTACCTTGCAACAAATTTGCCAAAGTAATTAG